One Besnoitia besnoiti strain Bb-Ger1 chromosome VIII, whole genome shotgun sequence DNA segment encodes these proteins:
- a CDS encoding SAG-related sequence SRS28 (encoded by transcript BESB_084440) gives MAVLSGVIALSVVALSCAVSTASAAAIANSCATAQSGLKFVIQKSGTSATFNCPTTFANLNPQYTPGSQQVCTGIDCAQKVDLSTLLSDAALNEVDKGGQGKDYTLTVNTLPSTDQTLYFLCQNSPVVRGVRRLAEVPAGACGIQIIVKALPDVPVCSKKDQTLELQVGEANSTASFICGGDFSVKPDDVTKVLQGDNCDTEAELAALVPGASRAVTEENGVNKLSVTSLPSQQQKLCYKCEAYNNDVCKVVVTVAQTVTSTSTKSDAASVAAQAALGVLLAFAGLARTA, from the exons ATGGCGGTCTTGAGTGGAGTTATCGCTTTGAGCGTTGTTGCACTGAGCTGTGCAGTTTCAAcagccagcgcggcggcaatAGCAAACTCGTGCGCTACCGCGCAATCTGGATTGAAGTTTGTCATTCAAAAAAGTGGCACTTCTGCAACGTTCAACTGCCCTACCACGTTCGCAAATCTCAATCCGCAATACACGCCGGGCTCTCAGCAAGTATGCACAGGAATCGACTGTGCACAGAAAGTTGATCTGAGCACACTGCTATCGGACGCGGCGTTGAATGAAGTGGATAAGGGTGGCCAAGGCAAAGACTACACGCTAACGGTCAACACGCTGCCCTCTACGGATCAAACGCTCTATTTCCTGTGCCAGAATAGTCCCGTGGTCAGGGGAGTACGCCGGCTTGCAGAGGTGCCAGCCGGTGCTTGCGGCATTCAAATCATCGTCAAGGCTCTGCCAG ACGTTCCGGTTTGCTCGAAGAAAGATCAGACCCTCGAACTGCAGGTGGGCGAGGCAAATTCTACTGCGTCCTTcatctgcggaggcgacttCAGTGTCAAGCCGGATGACGTAACTAAGGTACTACAAGGAGACAACTGCGACACAGAAGCAGAATTGGCGGCACTGGTCCCCGGGGCGAGTCGCGCAGTCACCGAGGAGAACGGAGTGAACAAGCTGTCTGTGACTAGCCTTCCAAGTCAGCAACAAAAGTTGTGCTACAAGTGCGAAGCCTATAACAACGATGTTTGCAAAGTTGTTGTAACAGTTGCGCAGACTGTAACTTCAACTTCAACTAAGTCGGACGCAGCATCTGTTGCTGCTCAAGCAGCTCTTGGAGTTCTTCTGGCTTTTGCTGGATTGGCGCGTACCGCCTAG
- a CDS encoding hypothetical protein (encoded by transcript BESB_084450) codes for MYDSYQAFLRWDNARMEQTKTAGVKRSYETSSGFANQPDACPQATANIGICATPIGFFYRCPQDGAAPPSRDALLLGCQVGLKRHSLFKASACVKHKGRFRHRLRDSESTGLSVNQPDDSPVHSSFFRPHSVNRFTLLTPPDERDETSEERKRSTPLYHTGDAQGTPGLEESNPILSAPFPPTSAERFAIGRDLLYGPRKTRNITAPWRREQRCSSAAERGAGVPDEQRFPGPLSFYDDRQLPGPEVMLASPEDVYILDFDHVIHTNTRELVQTAVRAWRRIEKASQACKSGHTRQHAGMSATRGRKLEKAQRSSRSSSNSSTAPRVPLSLLFSSARFDGETPFWFLERARDIRRAVALRGVADFMVAMRHVLDEVVEAETRRGESVDAFVEEKQRVFRAEWNTMDDLERMWLLTREGDMGDVRDVLAFKRGAGGEFPWAVRRLRGWENQDGARRSEVYRRYGVTSEELQEAFDISRREWRANDAATWNEHVKYRSDTRHLDPVDVERLEAYEGFNPAAVCLINNHINSWHRPVHIISAWERSEDLFRILKQIGLKFDHDDARRLLFVYGRDEMEDAAAAQADKQQGGGNQISWKKAALVKSILQKWKPKSDSWRPVHVIDGDVRALLVFARDSELAEAHLYFCEWGHSAIDDKVKAFLASKIKYLKESMQLVKLMGTPADIPARQWTHGFTSCPPEWLEAYKMMPWLRWADLNDKEEVIVQDFAMPPPTTSPITSSISF; via the exons ATGTATGATTCATATCAGGCGTTTCTCCGGTGGGACAACGCGCGAATGGAGCAAACGAAAACAGCGGGAGTTAAACGGAGTTACGAAACGAGCAGTGGCTTTGCGAATCAGCCAGATGCCTGTCCACAGGCAACAGCCAACATCGGAATCTGCGCAACCCCAATTGGCTTCTTCTACAGATGTCCACAGGACGGCGCGGCACCGCCATCTCGCGACGCTCTCCTGCTTGGCTGCCAGGTGGGCCTCAAGCGTCACTCCCTCTTTAAAGCTTCGGCGTGTGTAAAACATAAGGGACGTTTCCGCCATCGCCTGCGTGACAGCGAATCCACTGGACTGTCGGTTAACCAGCCGGATGACTCTCCGGTCCACTCCTCATTCTTTCGACCGCATAGTGTCAACCGTTTCACTCTGCTCACACCTCCCGACGAACGGGACGAGACGTctgaggagagaaaacgaagcaCCCCTCTTTATCACACCGGTGATGCGCAGGGGACGCCTGGCCTCGAAGAGAGCAATCCCATTCTGTCTGCTCCTTTCCCGCCAACTAGTGCGGAGCGGTTCGCCATTGGCCGCGATCTTCTGTACGGCCCCCGAAAGACTCGAAATATAACTGCGCCATGGCGTAGAGAGCAGAGGTgctcctccgctgcagagaggggcGCCGGCGTACCAGACGAACAGCGTTTTCCTGGTCCTTTGAGTTTCTACGACGACCGCCAACTCCCTGGTCCTGAAGTGATGCTGGCCTCTCCTGAAGATGTCTATATTCTCGACTTCGACCACGTTATTCACACCAACACACGCGAGCTCGTTCAGACAGCTGtccgcgcgtggcgcagaATAGAGAAGGCTTCCCAAGCATGTAAGTCAGGCCATACCCGACAGCATGCGGGCATGAGCGCTACTCGCGGACGGAAGTTGGAAAAGGCACAGCGGAGTTCCAGGTCTAGCTCGAATTCCTCGACAGCGCCCCGAGTCCCTCTGTCTTTgctgttttcttctgcgcgttTTGATGGCGAAACCCCTTTCTGGTTCTTGGAGCGCGCCCGTGATATTCGCCGAGCGGTGGCGCTTCGAGGCGTTGCAGACTTTATGGTTGCAATGCGCCACGTTCTCGACGAGGTCGTAGAGGCAGAAACGCGCCGGGGGGAGAGCGTGGACGCGTTCGTGGAGGAAAAACAGCGAGTCTTTCGTGCGGAATGGAACACAATGGACGACTTAGAGAGAATGTGGCTGCtgacgcgcgaaggcgacatgGGCGACGTGCGAGACGTTCTCGCGTTCAAAAGGGGTGCTGGAGGAGAATTTCCGTGGGCGGttcgacgcctccgcgggtgGGAAAACCAGGACGGAGCCCGTCGTTCGGAGGTGTATCGTCGCTATGGGGTGACATCCGAGGAGCTTCAAGAA GCCTTTGACATTTCGCGGCGAGAGTGGCGGGCGAACGACGCCGCAACGTGGAATGAGCATGTCAAATACCGGAGCGACACACGGCACCTCGACCCAGTCGACGTCGAGCGACTTGAGGCTTACGAGGGCTTCAATCCTGCAGCTGTTTGTCTTATCAACAACCACATCAAC AGCTGGCACCGCCCGGTGCACATTATTTCCGCCTGGGAGCGCTCAGAGGATCTTTTCCGCATACTAAAGCAGATAGGCCTCAAATTCGACCACGACGATGCGAGACGACTTCTATTTGTGTACGGGAGAGATGAAAtggaggacgccgcggctgcccaAGCCGACAAACAG CAAGGCGGAGGAAATCAAATTTCGTGGAAGAAAGCGGCGCTTGTGAAATCCATTCTGCAGAAGTGGAAGCCCAAGAGCGACTCCTGGCGACCAGTACACGTCATTGACGGTGATGTGCGGGCTTTACTGGTCTTCGCCCGTGACAGCGA GCTAGCTGAAGCACATCTGTACTTCTGCGAATGGGGGCATTCAGCGATCGACGACAAGGTGAAGGCGTTTTTGGCTAGCAA AATTAAGTACTTGAAAGAAAGCATGCAGCTGGTCAAGTTGATGGGCACACCAGCAGACATTCCAGCTCGCCAATGGACACACGGGTTCACAAGCTGCCCCCCGGAGTGGCTGGAGGCCTACAAGATGATGCCGTGGCTACGGTGGGCCGATCTCAATGACAAGGAGGAGGTCATCGTGCAAGATTTCGCAATGCCGCCTCCAACAACCTCTCCTATTACCAGTTCCATCAGTTTTTAA